The window GAAAAACCGGCTGAAGAACTTAAGATTGAGAGAGCTAGTTTTTCTTTAAATGGTTAATAATAAAAAACTTGCGCGCTTCCTTTAAAACAATATAAGCAGTTAGTTAACCCTGAGATATTTAAGTAAAAAATGAAGGCTGTATTGTTAATAACTTAAAATTTAAGAGTCTTTCAGCTGTTTGATAGCTCACGTTTATTATTGCAATAATGTAACTTTTTAAGAATAGACATAATTTGATCGCACTTCCTTAATTTGGAAGTGCGATCAAATTATGTCTAATATTACTACTTAGCAAATTTCTGATTAATAGGTTGGAAAACCTTTCTTAGGAGTATTTAATTGAGCACCAGAATCAATAATTCTAAGCCTTGCTTTACCTACAATGCCGCTAATTTGCATCCAGTAAGGAAAGTAAGCTGGGTAAAGAGTGTTGGCTTCAGGTACGTAAATTTCGATAGACTTGCCAGCAAGAGGGGATCCATCTTTTGGCCAACGCGTTCTATAGGCATCAAAAGCGACGTCAGAAACGACATGCCCATCTACGACCATTTGTGGTTGCCAGTGGCAACGTCTATCTTTAAAGCTATTTGTTCCAAGAGGTCCAATTTTGCGTTTTTGTTCGTCGGGAATACGATAGAGCGGCAAGTTGAGTAAAGTTCCTAAAAAATTTTCTATTTTCGGGATTTCAAACCAACCGTTTTTTGTGTAGGAAAAATAACGAATCATTGTTCCCGAATCGAGATCTAACTGATAAATAACCCATGAGGTATTCCCTGGGGCTCCACTTTCATACCACCCTCTCCAATTTTGGACGCAGCGGTTGACTCTACTAGCAGGCAAGGTCACCTCTTCCAGGGTTATTAGATTACTTTGCTTCTCAAAAATACGTAAAACAGTCATTGTAGCTCCTTGCGAGGCAACAATATAATCTCCTGCCTTTGCTAGTCGCAAATTATTTTTTATTACTAGCTCATCAGCATGCAAGGAGCAGAAAAGAAGAAAAAAAAGAAAGGATCTTATGAACATAACTCTCTATAGGTTGGTTGATAGTTCGTCCGGGGATTACGGTATATAAATTCATCATAGCTTAACAATTAATTTCCAAATATCCTTGTTTTTGAAACAATGCTTTTTGCCCATTCTTTTTTGATAAAACATTTTTGACCCCTCAGATTCCGGGTTACTTAAATATAAAGAGTTAACACTATGACACCTCTTCTTTATTTTATTTGTCTCTTTTTTTTAACCGGCTGCTCAGGTGATTCCCCACCGGTGATCCCTCATACCCCGATTGACGAACGGATTCGAATGCTTGAAGAAAAAATTAACAAGCTAGAAAAAGAAATAATGCGTAAGGATGTCGCAAGCCAAGGACAGATGTTCGAGGAATGGCACAAATATGCCAAAACTCTAGAAGAAATTGAAAAAGAGGAACATCAGCTTGAAATATGGCGTAATCAACTCGATGCTTTGAAAAAAAAGCGAGCTAGACGATGAGCAAGTTGTTATCAAGCCAATCCCTAGCTTTGATGACAGATTTTTATCAGCTTTCTATGTCCTATGGGTATTGGAAAGCAGACCTGCATAATAAAGAGGCTGTGTTTCAGTTGTTTTTCAGAAAAACTCCTTTTAAAGGAGGGTTTACAATCACGTCTGGATTAGAGTCTGTCATCGATTTTCTTGAAAATTTTCGATTTGATGAAAGCGATTTGTCCTACTTGAGGAATTTGAGAGATCATTCAGGCCATGCTTTTTTTTGTGATGAATTCTTCGACTACTTAAGTACATTAAAATTTACTTGCCATGTGGATGCGATTCCTGAAGGAACGGTCGTTTTTCCTTATGAACCTCTCTTAAGAATTCAAGGGCCTCTATTGCAATGTCAAATTTTAGAAAGCCCCTTGCTAAATTTGATCAACTTTCCTTCCTTAATCGCAACAAAAGCAGCCAGAGTATGTCTTGCAGCAGGTGAAGATCCTGTTTTTGAATTTGGCTTAAGGAGAGCTCAAGGTGTTGACGGTGCTTTAACTGCTAGCCGTGCAGCCTATGTCGGTGGCTGTCATGCAACATCTAATGTACTGGCAGGTAAATTGTTTGGGATTCCCGTAAGTGGAACCCATTCTCATAGTTGGGTTATGGTTTTCGCGGATGAATTAGAAGCATTTAAAACCTATAGTAAGAGTTTACCTGGCAATTGCGTCTTTTTGGTGGATACATACAATTCTATTGAGGGCATAAAAAAAGCGATTGAGGTGGGTACGTTACTAAAGCAAAATGGACAGAAGCTATTAGGAATTCGTCTAGACTCTGGAGATTTGGCTTATCTTAGCTTAATATCAAGAAAAATGCTCGATGAGAGGGGATTTAAAGATTGCAAGATTTACGCGAGCAATGAGCTGGATGAAACAGTCATCAGCGAACTTAAGCGGCAAGGCGCTAAAATAGATGTTTGGGGGGTAGGGACTAATCTAGTTACTGGTAAAGAGCAATCCGCATTAGATGGTGTTTATAAGCTTTCTGCGATTAGAGACGAAAACGACGATTGGCGCTATACTTTAAAGCTATCTGAGCAAATGTTGAAAGTTTCTAATCCAGGTATTTTGCAAGTGCGGCGTTTTAAAAAGAATTCAGAATTTATCGCTGATGCAATTTATGACATTCAGCATTCTCCTCAAGGCGATTTTTATATAGTAGATCCTTTCGATCCAACTCGTGAGAAAGTGATGAAGAGCACGTTAGAATTTGAAGATCTACTTGTTCCGATCTTTCGCCAGGGGAAGAGAGTCTATAATATTCCAAGCTTAGAGGAAGTCAGAAGAAAAACAAAAGAAAATCTCAGTTTTTTCTACCCAGGTGTCAAACGTTTTCTTAATCCGCACCAATATGTCGTTGGGATGGAAAGAAAAATTTATGAAATGAAAATTGAACTCATTAAGCATATTCGTAATCAAACAAAGTGCTGACGAGCTCAGAAAGAGTAATATTATGAAAGCTTTAATTCTTGTTGATCTACAGAATGATTTTATGCCTGGTGGGGCTCTTGCCATTAAAGAGGGGCATAAAATTGTGCCAGTCGTGCAAAAACTTCTCACGTATCCCTTTGAGGTGATTATTGCAACAAAAGACTGGCATCCTAAAGGCCATTGCAGTTTTGCAAAAACTCATCAGTTAGCTCCAGGAGATGTGCTGAGGAATAGCACTGAGGAGCAAGTTTTATGGCCTGAACATTGTCTTCAAAATTCTCCTGGTTCAGAATTTAATCCAGGTTGGGATTTTAAAAAAGCTCATAAAATTATTTATAAAGGCACAGAAATTGATTTAGATAGTTATAGTACTTTTTTTGATAATCACCGTCAGCGCAGCACCGGTCTCGAAAATTACCTAAGGCAAAAAGGAATAAAAAGTGTCTATATTGCAGGATTAGCAACAGAGTACTGTGTGAAATATTCGGTTGTAGACGCCTTACATCTCGGGTTTAATACATATGTAGTTATCGATGCTTGTAGGGGAGTGAATCTTCATCCTGATGACACAAAAACAGCGATTGAAGAGATGATAAGAGCAGGAGCCCATATTATCACTTCAGAAAAACTATTAAAAAATAAAAAAATTTCCCCAAGCTAGCAATGCAGTTTTTACTGCACCGTTAGTTCAGCTATGTTTCTTAATTTGCTGCTTGCCAAAGCCCAATGAGATTACCTTCGGTATCTTGCACTCGAGCATAAAAACCAGACTCTGCGACATGCTGCTTCTCCAGAACAACTGACCCTCCAGCTTTTATGACCTTTTTTAAATAGTCTTCGATTGAATCAACTTCAACAACAATTGTGGTAGGCTCATTTGCTCGAGTTCTTTTATAAAGCCCTCCGTTAATGCCATGTGCTTCTTCCCTTTTAGTTGTGATGGCAGAATGGTAATGATGAAAATCGGCTTCAGGCATTGGATGAATTTGCCATTCAAAAACTGTATTGTAGAATTTTTTAGCTCTTTCTAAGTCATCTGCTGGCACTTCGAAATGTCCTACCTTATCCATACAATCTCCTTTTTTTACGATCCATAAGGGTAATCATATTTTTATAAAAATAATTAATCAAATTGAATATAACATTGAAGAACAGAGTGAGACTTGAGTACTACACCTCAATCTGCTATCTTCTGGAGGAGAATCACAATGAAAGGAATGGTATGTTACAACGGTTTGCCTATTTATTTTTTTTGATGTTTGCTTATTTGGCTGCAGAGGACGATAAATCCTCCCGATCTCCAATGAATGAGGTTTTTTCTGAAACAAACCATACAGTTTCCATTCAAGGAAAAACAATCAATTATAAGGCGACCGCGGGAAATCTCATTATTAAAGACAATAAAAACAACCAGGATTCCGCGAGCATTTTCTTTGTTTCTTATATGAAAGAGGGATCCTCAGATAATAGCAACCGGCCCATTACTTTTTGCTTTAATGGCGGCCCCGGTAGTGCAGCAATTTGGTTAAATATTGGTGTGTTTGGTCCCCGACTTATTAAATTAACAAATGAGAATGCATTTGTTGCTCCTTATCATCTTACTGATAATAACGAATCGATTTTAGATATGACAGATCTTGTCTTTGTAGATCCTGTCTCCGTAGGTCATAGCACCGCAGCCCCCGGGGTTGATCCTAAAAACTTTCACGGTGTTGATCAAGATGTGAATTCTTTTGCAGAATTTATCCGATTGTATCTTTCTCGCTATAAGCGATGGAATTCACCCAAGTACATTGCTGGAGAAAGTTATGGAACTACACGCGCTGGAAGTTTAAGCAAAGTATTACAAAATGATTACAAAGTATTTTTAAACGGTGTCATTTTAGTCTCTTCGATTATGGATTTTCATACTAAGGATCCCTCTTCGACTAATGATCTTCCCTATATGCTCTATCTTCCAACCTATACCGCAACAGCTTGGTACCATAAAAAACTGCCCGAGAATATGACGGGTGATTTGCGCGATATTCTTACTGAAGCGGAAGAGTTCGCGATGAATAAGTATGCCTTGGCTTTACTGAAGGGCGACAATTTAAAGAAGGAGGAGCGCAATGCTATTATAGCTAAGCTTTCTGAATTGACTGGTTTGTCTCAGGAATACATCGATTTCTCAGATCTTAGAGTGCATCCGATGCGCTTTACTAAAGAGCTTCTCCGCCATGATCGAAAAGTTGTTGGTCGCTTTGATAGCCGTCATTCAGCATCGGAATTAGATCCCTGTAATGATTATGCGACTACAGACCCCAGTTTCAATGCGATTATTGGAGCTTTTACGGGAGCATTTAATGAATATTTGGCAAATGAGCTTAAGTGGAAAAACGAAAATCAATACTTTGTTTTGGCCGATGTGCATCCCTGGGATTGGGGCAAGGCCAACCAGTATTTAAATACGAGTGATGATTTGGCGCAATCTTTAGTTAAAAATCCTAATCTTAAGGTGTTTGTCGCTAGCGGCTATTACGATCTTGCAACTCCTTACTATGCGACTGTATTTACCTTTGACCACTTAGGGATAAATACAAGTTTGCGAGAAAGGCTTTTTATGTATGAGTATGAAGGGGGCCATATGATGTATCTTTCCAAGCCGATTTTGTCAAAAATGCGAAGAGATCTCGAGTACTTTTACAATGCTAAGTAATTTAAAGGAGAGGCTTTAGCCTCTCCTTTAAGCGAGCAAAGAGGAGTATTTATTCATGTAGTCTAATGCTTTTTGAGGAGACCAGCGTTTTGCAGGGTTAGAGGTTAAGAGTTTTGAGATAAGAAATTCCGGAGAATAACTTTCCTTGCCTCTCAACTTAGAAAGAATTTTTTTGTGAGTGGGAGTTTTAAGTTCTTTTAGTAGCTGCTGAATGTCTGATTTCCTAGGTTTTCCTTCAAAGGGTTTTTGTTGAAAATGTAGCTCATAAAGGATAATTCCAAGAGACCAGCTATCCAATTTTACAGGATCAGAAATTCCATCTTTTTGAAAAGCTTCGGGGGCCGCGTAGCTTTTGGTACCAACAAAAGACTTAAAGGCTTCTAGATCATCGCTTCGAGAAGACAGATCAAAGTCCACAATCTTTGCTCTGGGATTTTGTTCGGGCGAGCTGTCTGTTTTAAGGAGGATATTGGCAGGTTTTAAGTCTCTATGAACATAACCTTGTGCGTTCATAAAAGCTACCCCTTGCAAAACATCATGAAAAATGGTGAGTTTCTGTTTAGGGGATAATGCTTTAGAGTGCCTTAAATCTGTTTCGCAATAACCCATTAAGAAGCCAGGCTTCTGCTTTTTTTTAATTTGATTGGTGAAAGAGTAGTATTTTACAAAAGGAACTTCAGTGGTTGGATTAGACCTTTTGAATTCAGAATAAAGAGTTTGTCCTATCTGATATTCTTTTTCTAAATCCTTAAGTGCATCTCCATCTAGGTTTTTTACTTCGGCATAGGCGGCTCTTTTGATAAAATCTCCAGAATGCACCTTAGTAAACACATGGACAGCCTTGAAACCTCCCTTGCCTAGCTGTTTGCTTCCAGGCTGATAGGCCTTGATTTTTCCTTTTCTAGAGAGGAAGAAGAGCCTACCATTATCAACAGTAGCATAACGATGACCAAGATTTAAATTGCCTGTCAAAATTTTTTTTACTGCGTCATCAGAGTCAGGGATCGCCATTAAAGATTCAAGATTGCCCTGAGTGTCTTTTAAAATATTTTCGATGACATTTCCTCTAAGCTTTAACTCCTTTTGTAAGTCGCTCATTCTTATTAGGATATCCTGCTCTTTGCCATCCACTTCCGTTTTTATTTTGATGTGTTTAGCAAAAAAAGCTCGAAAAGGACGAACAGTAAAGACGCCTTCTTTATTTTTATTATATAAACGAGCAGAAAGGTCAATGTGTTTGGCATGGCCCTTTTGAGTTGGAAGTATTAGAGAAAGTTTTTTTCTTTGAGGATCAAAGCTTGCAGAAAATGGATTGTCATTTTTTATTATACTCATATCAATATGATAACATATTAATAATTATTAAATTAATTAATTAATTGTTATTAATTGGGTAAATTTTAAATTAATAGTTTTTATTTAAAACTAAATCATTTTTTCTGGTTTGACGGCATTTTCGAATTCTTGTTCAGAAAGAAAGCCCAGTTCCAGGCAAGCTTCCTTAAGAGTTTTATTTTCATGGTAGGCTTTTAAGGCAATTTTTGAAGATTTATCATAACCGATAATCGGGTTTAAGCAGGTAACGAGCATAAGAGACTTTTCAACGTAATGGTTGATTTGCGAGATATTCGGTTGCATTCCCTTGACCATATAATTTGCAAAACTTCGGCAACCATCGCTTAAGAGCTGTGCTGAATGGAGGAAGTTGTAAATAATAAGCGGCTTAAAGACATTGAGCTCAAAATTCCCCTGGCTTCCGGCAATGGCGATTGCTGTATCATTCCCTAATACTTGAATACAAACCATCGTTAAAGCTTCAGATTGAGTGGGGTTCACTTTGCCCGGCATAATGGAAGAACCCGGCTCATTTTCGGGAAGATTGAGTTCAGCAAGACCACACCTTGGGCCTGATCCTAGCCAACGGATGTCGTTGGCAATTTTCATAAGACTGCAAGCAAGCGTTTTAAGTGCACCGCTTGCGAAAACAAGGGCATCATGGGAGGCCAGCGCTGCGAATTTGTTAGGAGCAGAAAGAAATGGCAATCCTGTCTTTTCTGCTACTTGTGCCGCAACAAAGGGTCCAAAACGGGGATCGGCATTTAAACCAGTACCAACAGCGGTTCCTCCAATGGCAAGCTCGTAAAGACCTGGAAGCGTGGATTGGATACGCTCCAAATCCTGATTGAGCTGTGCAACATAGCCAGAAAACTCTTGTCCTAAGGTTAAAGGCACAGCATCCATTAAATGCGTTCTTCCGATTTTAATTAAATCTTTATACTGACCAGCTTTTTCTTCTAATGCATCGCGCAGCAATCGAATATTAGGAAGCAATTGTTGATGAAGCATCAAAGCGGCAGAGATATGCATGGCGGTTGGGAAAACATCGTTAGAGGATTGCGATCTATTAACATGGTCATTGGGATGAATCGGATTTTTGGATCCCATGATCCCACCTAGCAAAGTAATCGCTCGGTTGGCGATCACTTCGTTGACATTCATATTCGTTTGAGTCCCGCTACCTGTTTGCCATACGCTTAAGGGAAACTCTTCATCTAAAAGACCCTGAATCACTTCATCAGCAGCAGTCATAATTGCCTTAGCATGCTCTTCCGAGAGAAGTTTAAGAGCAAAATTAGTCTCTGCACTTGCCTTCTTTAAGATTCCAAAAGCTTGAATTAGCGACTTTGGCATTCGGTCAAAACCAATATTGAAATACTTTAAAGAACGTTCAGTTTGCGCTCCCCATAAATGATTGGAGGGGACTTCTACTTCTCCTAAACTATCTATTTCTTTTCGGTGAGAGTGTTCCATGAATTCCAGCCCCTTTTTTGGCTCACCTTAGCACAATTAAATTGTGAAGAAAAATGATTTTTTTAGGCTTTAAATGCTACCATCATTTGTCTTACAAGGGCTTTTTAAATTCAGATCACTCCTGGCTTATCTTTTTTTCTATGTCGTAGTTTGCTTGATTTGTGCTTATCTTTCCCAAGTGTTTGACTACTTCATCATTCACGGGGAATTTTACATGATTGTATTGGATTGAAACTAAAGAACTAGAGACTTAAAATTTATTTTATTAAGGAGAACTTATTAAGAGAGAATAGCGAACAATTTATCTTTTGGAACGTAGCTTTGGATTTTATCGTAACAAAATTTTAATATTTGGTTCTCTAGAGAATCTCTATAACCGATTAAATGGCCTTTTTGCGTTAAAGAATGAGCATAAAGCTTTTCATCTGGATACAAATGGGTCATCTTCTGATAAGCCGTTTTTGCCAAGCGAAAAGGGCTTAAAGTTACAGAATGGAGCTGTTTTAGATTCACTGCCTGAAAAACACTATCGAAAAATTGCGCATATTTTTCTTCAAAGCCACTGCAGTAAATAAGGGGATCAAAACGCAAACCAATTTTCCACCCATGCTCTTGAAGTCTTTTAATGGCATCTAAGCGGTTTTCGATCGAGGAAGCTTTATGCTCCAAGCTTGCCGAGAGATCTTTTGGCATAAGGCTGTAGGCAATGACGCAATTATAGAGCGCTTCAGATTGCATTAATATAGAAATATTGGTGCTTTTCGTGCGAATTTCAAAAATTGCTTCTGGATGATCAGCATAAAAAGGCAAAAAATTTTTTAAAAAATGTGTGGTTGGTTCTAAAGCAAGGCTATCGCCATTATACCCGCAGAAAAAAGTGCAGGTTTCTCCAGGATTTTGCTGAATAATGTCTAGGATGGCATTTTGAAAATCTTTGTAATTAGCGAAGAGCACAAAATTTGCTGAGGAGTACTGCCCTTGTAGTGAGCAGTAGCGGCAATCAAATGGGCAGTTAAATAGGTGGGAAAAGTAATAATTTTTTGTGCCACCTATCCCATATTCCTTAGGTGTCTTTAAAACAAGTTGTCCTGTTTTTTTGGCTAGTATTAAAGAAGGATTTTCCTTCTGTAAACGAAAATTTTGGCTGTCCTGATGAAAAATGTCGCCATATTTTTCACAATAAATTGCTTGAACGTTATATTGCTGGCAAATCTGCTTGACTAATGGTAAGTCCTGAATATTTCTTTCTACATAGATAAATCGGAACATATTAACATCCTAAAACACTAGAGGGGTAGAGTTAATTTTTTCTTCAAGGTATTCAAGAACAGAGGAAGGTTTTGTGAAATGCTCTAAATTGGAGTCCCATATCTGTCTATGGGGTTCGATGGAGCGCCATTTTTGCAATAGCCTTTTTAGCTGGTAACTTTGTACCGAAGAAAAATGCCAGTGAAAGAAAAACAAGCTTAGCTCTTGTCCATAAAATTGATTAACTTTTTTTAATGTCTCGGCAGTATTTTTTAAGCTATCCGCCATCTGGCTTATATCGCTAAGACGCGCTCCGATTAAGCGACTAGCCATTTTCTTATCTATCTTCTTTACAGAGAGTTCCGAATGTACAGATACCACTTTGTAGCAGTGGATAAGTTCAACAGTGGAAAACTGTCTGCTGGCTACAAAAAAAGCTGACCCTTCGGTGTCGCAAAGCTCAGATTCACTAACATGTTTTTCACTTTTTTCTATTGTAACAAGGGACGCAGTTGGGCAAGGGGGATTTTTAGTAAAAACAGGATAGTAATTAAAGTGAGAGCTTATATCCGTGATCTTATGGATAGCAAATCCTTGACCAATTGAATAGGTTGCATGACTTGCAACGCCGATATTTAGCCAGGCATGGTAGGGTGAGGAGGAAAGGCCATAAAGGTAACCTACTGCCGTCGCGATATTGCATTTTCCAACCCCGGATACTATTAAAATAATGGATTCACTTTCGTAGATTAAAAAATTCCCAGAAATGTCCTTTTCCTGAAGATCGAAATGATCTATCAATGGCTCAGCTTCACAGCTCAGTGCGGCGATGAGAAAAAGCATCGTTGTTTCTTAACGCATTAAATTAAGGCTTGATATCGTAGCTGTTCTATAAATTTTTCTCAATGATTTCCAATTTTATTTTCCAATAGTAGCCTTTTTTTAAGAAGCAAGTTTTAGAAAACAAGTTTGCCAATTAAGACTGCTTATTTTCACTCACATCGGTCAGATTACACAAAGTCTTTCGAAATGACAGTGGATGCGAAATTTTTTTTTGAGATTTGAGATAAATTCGACCTCTGGCTATGAGTAAAATGATCACAAAAAAGGAGAAAAGTATGCTGCGTTTTTTATTATTTTCAGTAAGCGTTTTTAGCTTTTGTTTTTTAAGTGGAGCAGAAATCGCTCAAATGGCACCAGATAACGCCCTACAAAGGCTTATGAATGGTAATGAGCGTTATACTAACGATAAACTCCAACATCCCGATCGGACTCAGTACAGAAGGGCTGAATTGACGTCCAGCCAGAACCCTTTTGCCATTATTCTGGGATGTTCTGATTCGAGAGTGTCACCTGAAATTGTTTTTGACCAGGGGATCGGTGATTTGTTTGTTGTCAGAGTTGCTGGGAATGTGGTTGGGCCTGTAGAGCTAGACAGCGTGGAGTTTGCTGCTGAGTTTCTGGGATCTTCTATTGTTCTAGTACTTGGACATGAAAATTGCGGTGCAGTATCGGCTGTTTTAAATGGGCAAACTCAAGACATTGAAGCCATTGCTGAATTGATCGGCCCGGCGATCAAAAAAGTTGACCCTAAGAACAATCATGCTTTTGAAAATGCCATTAAAAGCAACGTAGGTGCAGTTGTTCAGCAGTTAAAAAACTCTCAAGTCATGCAAAAATTGATGGCTGCTAAAAAAATTAATGTCGTGGGTGGATACTATCACTTAGGCAGTGGTAAGGTTGAATTAATAGAAGAGTCTGGACGTTAAAAATGGGGGGGAGCCATAAGGCTCCCTGAAGGCTAGTCAATTTTTTCGAGCGATGAAGCAAACGCGATTAAAGAAAATCCTGTGAAAAGCATATTGATTCCCACAAGTAAACCAATTGTCCAGGCTGCAGTTCCAGGCCATCCTCCTATTAGAAGGCCTGCTAAAAGAATCGACAAGATGCCACTGATAAGCATCCAGCCCCAATTTTTTAGAGGCTTAAGGTGAAATGAAAGTACGGTTTTTGAAATTCCATCAATAACAAAATAAGCAATCATCAAGATTGTTAAGGATAGAATTCCCGCAAGGGGGTAGGCAAGAAGTAAGACCCCAATGACAATATTGAGGATGGCACTAACCAACGTAGGCCAAAAACCTGTGCCCCTTGCTTGAAAGAGTCTAAAAAAAAGAGCTAATCCTGCTGCAATGAATAGCCAGCCAATGAAGATCTCAATGGCAAAAGTAAAAAATTGAGGTAAGGCAATTGCTAAGCAGCCTAAAAGAGCAAATACAATGCCTTCAAAAATTAAAATGCCACGATGGCGAGAAAGAATTTCCATAAGGTATACCCCTGGTTATAAACCCACTTATAGAAATATTTTTATTTTTATAAAAGAGCAATCTCATTGAGAAAAATTGCCAACTCTTTAGCAATTTCCTCTCGATATAAGGGGTAATATTTCCTCATCCAACGATCAATTCTTTCCCAAACCACTTTTCTCAAATCAATGATATAGCGTTCATAAAGCTTCATTTCTTCATCATAGCGCAATTTGCCCACATCGAGACGGATGGGGCGATTTTTGTAAAATCCAGTGTTGTGCATTACATTGTGATCGCGATCGTATACCCCTAAATGATATTCCTCGAGATACATGCATAGTAAGGCACGTAAAGAGGCTTTGACTTCGGCTACTTTTCCACGATTAAGAAGGTCTCTAAAGAATTGGTTCGAGCTGACACCCTTTTTTTGTACGACAAAGACAACATCGTTGAGGGAAATTTCGTAAAGAATCTGATTTCTATCAATAATCTTAGCAGTAAAGGGAATGGATTCTTGCGGATTGAGATGTGCGTAGATTAATCCGCTATTCTCCCTGTCTTTCGTCAAAGCTAAAAAATGGCCTGAAAAAACTTGTTGAATACGTTTTTGATTGCTGATGAATTTTTTTGCTTGATAATTTTTTAGCCATGAAAATTTAGGCAAGTAGTGGAGGTGTTGGAAACCTTTGAGGTGTTGAAATTTAAAAAACTTTAGAACGTACTTCCCGTCTGCGCTGGAGAAAGCAAATGTTTGATTTCCACTTCCTAAAAATGTAAACGGTTTCTGAAAAATTTCATGAAGGATGGGTATATTTTCGCTGTCGAGAAGAGTAGATTGGCAAGTCGGCCAGCTTTCTTTTTCATAGGTGATGAAATTGGGGTTAAACCAATCGGAACGTTTAGAGGGTATGTAATGAATGAAAATATAAGCAGGGATAAAAAGTAGAAGGAGGTATTTAAATTTGCCCATTTGCGATTTTTTCTTCGAATTGTATCGAAGAATTAATTAAAATTCAAAACAACCAAAATGGTGCAAATCGATGTTGGAATTTTTGATAGCTCCGTCAGCTGTTTATGGGCAAATGATTTTTGTAAAACTTTTAGGAGTTTGCTTTTTCTTTGCCTTTTTTTCCCTATCGCAGCAAATCCTTGGACTTTACGGATCTCAAGGCATATTACCTATTGATGACTATATGCATGTCGCTAGGCAAAAAATAAAAGCTCACCGCTTTGGGACTTTGCCAACCCTTTTTTGGTTTAAATCTTCTGACAAAATGATTAAAACCTGTGTAGATGCA of the Chlamydiales bacterium STE3 genome contains:
- a CDS encoding putative DNA repair photolyase (Product derived from UniProtKB/Trembl:D6YTR2;EC number derived from UniProtKB/Trembl:D6YTR2), translated to MFRFIYVERNIQDLPLVKQICQQYNVQAIYCEKYGDIFHQDSQNFRLQKENPSLILAKKTGQLVLKTPKEYGIGGTKNYYFSHLFNCPFDCRYCSLQGQYSSANFVLFANYKDFQNAILDIIQQNPGETCTFFCGYNGDSLALEPTTHFLKNFLPFYADHPEAIFEIRTKSTNISILMQSEALYNCVIAYSLMPKDLSASLEHKASSIENRLDAIKRLQEHGWKIGLRFDPLIYCSGFEEKYAQFFDSVFQAVNLKQLHSVTLSPFRLAKTAYQKMTHLYPDEKLYAHSLTQKGHLIGYRDSLENQILKFCYDKIQSYVPKDKLFAILS
- a CDS encoding Fumarate hydratase class II (Product derived from UniProtKB/Swiss-Prot:Q83CL8;Gene name derived from UniProtKB/Swiss-Prot:Q83CL8;EC number derived from UniProtKB/Swiss-Prot:Q83CL8) produces the protein MEFMEHSHRKEIDSLGEVEVPSNHLWGAQTERSLKYFNIGFDRMPKSLIQAFGILKKASAETNFALKLLSEEHAKAIMTAADEVIQGLLDEEFPLSVWQTGSGTQTNMNVNEVIANRAITLLGGIMGSKNPIHPNDHVNRSQSSNDVFPTAMHISAALMLHQQLLPNIRLLRDALEEKAGQYKDLIKIGRTHLMDAVPLTLGQEFSGYVAQLNQDLERIQSTLPGLYELAIGGTAVGTGLNADPRFGPFVAAQVAEKTGLPFLSAPNKFAALASHDALVFASGALKTLACSLMKIANDIRWLGSGPRCGLAELNLPENEPGSSIMPGKVNPTQSEALTMVCIQVLGNDTAIAIAGSQGNFELNVFKPLIIYNFLHSAQLLSDGCRSFANYMVKGMQPNISQINHYVEKSLMLVTCLNPIIGYDKSSKIALKAYHENKTLKEACLELGFLSEQEFENAVKPEKMI
- a CDS encoding Uncharacterized protein (Product derived from UniProtKB/Trembl:D1RAL9); protein product: MGKFKYLLLLFIPAYIFIHYIPSKRSDWFNPNFITYEKESWPTCQSTLLDSENIPILHEIFQKPFTFLGSGNQTFAFSSADGKYVLKFFKFQHLKGFQHLHYLPKFSWLKNYQAKKFISNQKRIQQVFSGHFLALTKDRENSGLIYAHLNPQESIPFTAKIIDRNQILYEISLNDVVFVVQKKGVSSNQFFRDLLNRGKVAEVKASLRALLCMYLEEYHLGVYDRDHNVMHNTGFYKNRPIRLDVGKLRYDEEMKLYERYIIDLRKVVWERIDRWMRKYYPLYREEIAKELAIFLNEIALL
- a CDS encoding Carbonic anhydrase (Product derived from UniProtKB/Swiss-Prot:A0R566;Gene name derived from UniProtKB/Swiss-Prot:A0R566;EC number derived from UniProtKB/Swiss-Prot:A0R566) translates to MLRFLLFSVSVFSFCFLSGAEIAQMAPDNALQRLMNGNERYTNDKLQHPDRTQYRRAELTSSQNPFAIILGCSDSRVSPEIVFDQGIGDLFVVRVAGNVVGPVELDSVEFAAEFLGSSIVLVLGHENCGAVSAVLNGQTQDIEAIAELIGPAIKKVDPKNNHAFENAIKSNVGAVVQQLKNSQVMQKLMAAKKINVVGGYYHLGSGKVELIEESGR
- a CDS encoding hypothetical protein (Product derived from UniProtKB/Trembl:Q6MCN6) codes for the protein MEILSRHRGILIFEGIVFALLGCLAIALPQFFTFAIEIFIGWLFIAAGLALFFRLFQARGTGFWPTLVSAILNIVIGVLLLAYPLAGILSLTILMIAYFVIDGISKTVLSFHLKPLKNWGWMLISGILSILLAGLLIGGWPGTAAWTIGLLVGINMLFTGFSLIAFASSLEKID
- a CDS encoding hypothetical protein (Product derived from UniProtKB/Trembl:G3IQS0): MLFLIAALSCEAEPLIDHFDLQEKDISGNFLIYESESIILIVSGVGKCNIATAVGYLYGLSSSPYHAWLNIGVASHATYSIGQGFAIHKITDISSHFNYYPVFTKNPPCPTASLVTIEKSEKHVSESELCDTEGSAFFVASRQFSTVELIHCYKVVSVHSELSVKKIDKKMASRLIGARLSDISQMADSLKNTAETLKKVNQFYGQELSLFFFHWHFSSVQSYQLKRLLQKWRSIEPHRQIWDSNLEHFTKPSSVLEYLEEKINSTPLVF